In Pseudomonas sp. Leaf58, one DNA window encodes the following:
- a CDS encoding symmetrical bis(5'-nucleosyl)-tetraphosphatase, producing the protein MATYAVGDLQGCLQPLKCLLERVKFNPAVDRLWLVGDLVNRGPESLATLRFLYSIRQSLVCVLGNHDLHLLAAWHNVERLKKSDTLREIIDAPDADQLLDWLRRQKLLHYDDPRGIALVHAGIPPQWTLGKALELAAEVEEVLRDDERLKLYLDGMYGNEPNKWSKNLSGIERLRVITNCLTRMRFCTAEGKLDLKSKEGLDTAPKGYKPWYAHKNRRSRHVKIIFGHWAALQGKVDEPGIIALDTGCVWGGAMTLYNVDSGEYHRCDCADDGTLRAPAQPTTLNDKP; encoded by the coding sequence ATGGCCACCTACGCCGTCGGTGACCTGCAGGGCTGCCTGCAGCCACTCAAGTGCCTGCTCGAACGCGTCAAATTCAACCCTGCCGTCGACCGCCTGTGGTTGGTCGGTGACCTGGTCAACCGCGGCCCCGAATCACTGGCAACCTTGCGCTTCCTTTATTCGATCCGCCAGTCGCTGGTCTGCGTGCTGGGCAATCATGACCTGCACCTGCTGGCCGCCTGGCACAACGTCGAACGGCTGAAAAAAAGCGACACCCTACGCGAGATCATCGACGCGCCAGACGCCGACCAACTGCTCGACTGGCTACGCCGGCAAAAGCTGCTGCATTACGATGACCCCCGTGGCATCGCTCTGGTTCACGCAGGCATTCCGCCGCAATGGACCCTGGGCAAAGCCTTGGAACTGGCTGCCGAAGTCGAGGAAGTGCTGCGCGATGACGAGCGCCTGAAGCTGTACCTGGACGGCATGTATGGCAACGAGCCAAACAAGTGGAGCAAGAACCTAAGCGGCATCGAACGCCTGCGGGTCATCACCAACTGCCTCACGCGCATGCGCTTCTGCACCGCCGAGGGCAAGCTCGACCTCAAGAGCAAAGAAGGCCTGGATACCGCGCCCAAAGGCTACAAGCCCTGGTACGCGCACAAAAACCGCCGCTCACGCCATGTAAAAATCATCTTCGGCCACTGGGCCGCCCTGCAGGGCAAGGTTGACGAGCCCGGTATCATCGCCTTGGACACCGGTTGCGTGTGGGGCGGTGCCATGACCCTGTACAACGTCGACAGCGGCGAATACCACCGCTGTGACTGCGCCGACGACGGCACCCTTCGTGCACCGGCCCAACCCACTACACTGAACGATAAACCCTGA
- the apaG gene encoding Co2+/Mg2+ efflux protein ApaG: MSDPRYQIDVSVVTRYLKEQSDPENSRFAFAYTITVQNNGSLKAKLLSRHWLITNGDGEVEEVRGAGVVGQQPNIDPGQSHTYSSGAVISTRVGTMQGSYQMFAEDGKRFDAEIAPFRLAVPGALH, encoded by the coding sequence ATGTCCGACCCCCGCTATCAGATCGACGTCAGCGTCGTGACCCGCTACCTCAAAGAACAATCCGACCCCGAAAACAGTCGTTTCGCTTTCGCCTACACCATTACCGTGCAGAACAATGGCTCGCTCAAAGCCAAGCTGCTGTCGCGCCACTGGCTGATCACCAACGGTGACGGCGAAGTCGAGGAGGTGCGCGGCGCCGGCGTAGTCGGCCAGCAACCCAATATCGACCCGGGCCAGAGCCACACCTACAGCAGCGGCGCGGTCATCAGCACCCGCGTTGGCACCATGCAGGGCAGCTACCAGATGTTCGCCGAAGACGGCAAACGCTTCGACGCCGAGATTGCCCCCTTCCGCCTGGCGGTACCCGGGGCACTGCACTGA
- the rsmA gene encoding 16S rRNA (adenine(1518)-N(6)/adenine(1519)-N(6))-dimethyltransferase RsmA, translating into MNEQYQHRARKRFGQNFLHDAGVIDRILRAINAKAGEHLLEIGPGQGALTEGLLGSGAQLDVVELDKDLVPILQHKFAGRGNFRLHQGDALKFDFNQLGVPPRSLKVVGNLPYNISTPLIFHLLSHAGLIRDMHFMLQKEVVERMAAGPGGGDWGRLSIMVQYHCRVEHLFNVGPGAFNPPPKVDSAIVRLVPHEVLPYPAKDHLLLERVVREAFNQRRKTLRNTLKGLLDSAAIEAAGVDGSLRPEQLDLAAFVRLADQLANQQQA; encoded by the coding sequence ATGAACGAGCAATACCAACACCGGGCGCGCAAGCGCTTCGGCCAGAACTTCCTGCACGACGCTGGCGTCATCGACCGCATCCTGCGTGCCATCAACGCCAAGGCGGGCGAACACCTGCTGGAAATCGGCCCGGGCCAGGGCGCCCTGACCGAAGGCCTGCTGGGCAGCGGCGCACAGCTGGACGTGGTGGAACTGGACAAAGACCTGGTGCCGATCCTGCAGCACAAGTTCGCTGGCCGCGGCAATTTCCGCCTGCATCAGGGCGACGCCCTGAAGTTCGACTTCAACCAGCTGGGCGTGCCACCGCGCAGCCTCAAGGTGGTCGGCAACCTGCCCTACAATATCTCCACCCCGCTGATCTTCCATTTGCTCAGCCATGCTGGGCTGATTCGCGACATGCACTTCATGCTGCAAAAAGAAGTGGTCGAGCGCATGGCGGCCGGCCCTGGCGGTGGTGACTGGGGGCGCCTATCGATCATGGTGCAGTACCACTGCCGGGTCGAGCACCTGTTCAATGTTGGCCCTGGCGCCTTCAACCCGCCGCCAAAAGTGGACTCGGCCATCGTCCGACTGGTGCCACACGAAGTGCTGCCCTACCCGGCCAAAGACCACCTGCTACTGGAACGCGTGGTACGCGAAGCGTTCAACCAGCGCCGCAAGACCCTGCGCAACACCCTGAAAGGCCTGCTCGACAGCGCGGCCATCGAGGCTGCTGGCGTGGATGGCAGCCTGCGCCCCGAACAGCTGGACCTGGCGGCCTTCGTGCGCCTGGCTGACCAGCTTGCTAATCAGCAACAAGCCTGA
- the pdxA gene encoding 4-hydroxythreonine-4-phosphate dehydrogenase PdxA, which yields MKPLRFAVTPGEPAGIGPDLCLLLAADAQPHPLIAITSRDLLAERAAQLGLAVKLLPVAPGQWPEQPAPAGSLYVWDTPLAAPVVSGQLDKANAAFVLETLTRAGQGCLAGHFAGMITAPVHKGVINESGIAFSGHTEFLADLTHTAQVVMMLATRGLRVALVTTHLPLRDIADAITAERVERVTRILHADMRDKFGIANPRILVCGLNPHAGEGGHLGREEIDIIEPTLARLRTEGMDLRGPLPADTLFTPKYLEHCDAVLAMYHDQGLPVLKYKGFGAAVNVTLGLPIIRTSVDHGTALDLAGTGKVDTGSLRVALETAYQMAENRP from the coding sequence GTGAAGCCACTGCGCTTCGCCGTCACCCCCGGCGAGCCGGCCGGCATAGGCCCCGACCTGTGCCTGCTGCTTGCCGCCGACGCCCAGCCTCACCCCCTGATCGCCATCACCAGCCGTGACCTGCTCGCCGAGCGGGCCGCCCAGCTGGGGCTGGCCGTCAAACTGCTGCCGGTAGCGCCAGGCCAATGGCCCGAGCAGCCGGCGCCAGCGGGCAGCCTGTACGTCTGGGATACGCCCCTGGCGGCCCCGGTGGTGTCAGGCCAGCTCGACAAAGCCAACGCAGCGTTCGTGCTAGAAACCCTGACCCGGGCCGGGCAAGGCTGCCTGGCCGGGCATTTTGCCGGGATGATCACCGCCCCTGTGCACAAGGGCGTGATTAACGAAAGCGGTATCGCCTTCTCCGGGCACACCGAGTTCCTGGCTGACCTGACCCACACCGCGCAAGTGGTGATGATGCTGGCTACCCGTGGCCTGCGTGTGGCCTTGGTGACTACGCACCTGCCGCTACGCGATATTGCCGACGCCATCACCGCTGAGCGCGTCGAGCGTGTTACCCGCATCCTGCATGCCGACATGCGTGACAAGTTCGGCATCGCCAACCCTCGCATCCTGGTATGCGGCCTGAACCCGCACGCGGGTGAAGGCGGCCACCTGGGCCGCGAGGAAATCGACATCATCGAGCCGACCTTGGCCCGCCTGCGCACCGAAGGCATGGACCTGCGCGGGCCGCTGCCGGCCGATACCCTGTTTACCCCCAAATATCTGGAGCACTGCGATGCGGTGCTGGCGATGTACCACGACCAAGGCCTGCCCGTACTCAAGTACAAAGGCTTCGGCGCTGCGGTCAACGTGACCCTGGGCCTGCCGATCATCCGCACGTCGGTCGACCATGGCACCGCCCTGGACCTGGCCGGTACCGGCAAGGTCGACACCGGCAGCCTGCGCGTCGCACTGGAAACCGCCTACCAGATGGCCGAGAACCGACCATGA
- the surA gene encoding peptidylprolyl isomerase SurA yields the protein MKTKLIDRLRPALLGVALLSGAVHAAVQPLDRVVAIVDNDVVMQSQLDQRVHEVQQTIAKRGGGVPPTGALEQQVLERLIVENLQLQIGERSGIRITDEELNQAIGTIAQRNGMSLDQFRAALARDGLSFDDAREQVKREMIISRVRQRRVAERIQVSEQEVKNFLNSDLGKMQMSEEYRLANILIPTPEAANSEAIQAAARQVGDVYQQLKQGADFGQMAIARSASENALEGGEMGWRKAGQLPPDFAKMLSSMPVGEITQPIRIPNGFIILKLEEKRGGSENVLRDEVHVRHILIKPSEIRSEAATEQLAERLYERIKNGEDFGELAKSFSEDPGSALNGGDLNWIDPNSLVPEFREQMANAAQGEVTRPFKTQYGWHVLEVLGRRATDSTEQAREQQAMGVLRNRKYDEELQTWLRQIRDEAYVEIKLPGTDQAAQ from the coding sequence GTGAAGACCAAGCTTATTGATCGTCTGCGCCCAGCGTTGCTGGGCGTTGCATTGCTGAGTGGCGCGGTGCATGCCGCGGTGCAACCTCTTGATCGCGTGGTGGCCATCGTCGACAACGACGTGGTCATGCAAAGCCAGCTGGACCAGCGCGTCCACGAGGTGCAACAAACCATCGCCAAGCGCGGCGGCGGCGTGCCGCCCACCGGCGCTTTGGAGCAGCAGGTGCTGGAACGTCTGATCGTCGAGAACCTGCAGCTGCAGATCGGCGAGCGCTCCGGCATCCGCATTACCGACGAAGAGCTGAACCAGGCCATCGGCACCATTGCCCAGCGTAATGGCATGTCGCTGGACCAGTTCCGCGCCGCCCTGGCCCGCGATGGCCTGTCGTTCGACGACGCTCGCGAGCAGGTCAAGCGCGAGATGATCATCAGCCGCGTGCGCCAGCGCCGCGTGGCCGAGCGCATCCAGGTATCCGAGCAGGAAGTGAAAAACTTCCTCAACTCCGACCTGGGCAAAATGCAGATGTCGGAAGAGTACCGCTTGGCCAACATCCTGATTCCGACCCCGGAAGCGGCCAACTCGGAGGCCATCCAGGCTGCCGCCCGCCAGGTCGGCGATGTTTACCAGCAGCTTAAGCAAGGCGCCGACTTCGGCCAAATGGCCATCGCCCGTTCCGCCAGCGAAAACGCCCTCGAAGGCGGCGAGATGGGCTGGCGTAAAGCCGGCCAGTTGCCACCAGACTTCGCCAAGATGCTCAGCAGCATGCCGGTCGGCGAAATCACCCAGCCGATCCGCATTCCCAACGGCTTCATCATCCTCAAGCTTGAGGAGAAGCGCGGTGGCAGCGAAAACGTGCTGCGTGACGAAGTGCATGTGCGCCACATCCTGATCAAGCCAAGCGAGATCCGCAGCGAAGCGGCCACCGAGCAATTGGCCGAGCGCCTGTACGAGCGCATCAAGAATGGCGAAGACTTCGGCGAGCTGGCCAAGAGCTTCTCGGAAGACCCGGGCTCGGCGCTCAATGGCGGCGACCTCAACTGGATCGACCCGAACAGCCTGGTACCTGAGTTCCGCGAACAGATGGCCAACGCCGCCCAGGGCGAAGTCACCCGTCCGTTCAAGACCCAGTATGGTTGGCATGTTCTGGAAGTGCTGGGCCGCCGCGCCACCGACAGCACCGAGCAGGCTCGCGAACAGCAGGCCATGGGCGTACTGCGCAACCGCAAGTACGACGAAGAGCTGCAAACCTGGCTGCGCCAGATCCGTGACGAAGCCTACGTTGAAATCAAGCTGCCTGGCACTGACCAGGCCGCCCAGTGA
- a CDS encoding LPS-assembly protein LptD translates to MALKSPAFRRKFPLLVTGGLLALQPLATSHVMAAEQFDCQVSASGGWDCKPKTPTNNLPPRPVHEGAAVSSGSESATEAETADKPMLVTEAKGRGLKSRSEDFSHLDWVPREKLTAAQLAETGPYCGGAYIEPTRPGMADNTPKDESPTYINAKVSKYQQEQQIATLAGDVVMRQGSMQAEADEANLYQAENRGELKGNVKIRDNGSLVVGDQAQIQLDTGEAQVDNAEYVMHKSHIRGNALYAKRGENAIIRLKDGTYTTCEPGSNAWQLKGNNITLNPATGFGTATNVTLRVKDFPVFYTPYIYFPIDDRRQSGFLPPSFSTSSDTGFTLVTPYYFNLAPNYDATLYPRYMTKRGLLMEGEFRYLTPSSEGQFGGAYLNDKDDDRKDQTDYKEQRWMTNWQHKGGLDERLMTEVDYTDISDPFYFQDLESDQIGVESKDLLNQQGALTYRGDSYTARLNVHAYEMATISQITPYDRLPQITLNGLLPAQPGGLNFGYETEAVRFDRDLKDDFVLDKDGNPDASAGVPGRRLDENIFGVARANGTRLNVAPSISLPMTASYGYVTPKLKYMYTHYDLDLDGKGKSDVASSSADTLDLYGDFKSNQNRDIPIFSVDSGLYFDRNTSLFGTNYRQTLEPRLFYLYVPYKDQMDIPLFDTSETLFSYDSLFRDNRFSGVDRIGDENKLSLGATTRWIEENGFERQNLSVGQAYYFKDRKAQLPGIDYRTRKDAQSDVSPYALLYNYYFNRDWRFNSDFNWDPDSRSTRSGSAMFHYQPEDNPNKVVNLGYRYRNDTIAYDSTTGTWKVGGGDYGTPGDPNYIKDYYKIQQHDFSVIWPIVPQWSVIARWQHDYNRNRTLEAMGGFEYDNCCWKLRLINRYWIDYDDFSQALPQNEKGDHGIFLQIVLKGLGGVVGNKVESFLDQGIQGYREREDQAY, encoded by the coding sequence ATGGCATTGAAATCCCCCGCGTTTCGTAGAAAATTTCCGTTGCTGGTGACCGGCGGTCTGCTGGCCCTGCAACCTTTGGCCACCTCGCACGTGATGGCGGCCGAACAGTTCGACTGCCAAGTGTCCGCCTCCGGTGGTTGGGACTGCAAGCCCAAGACCCCAACCAACAACCTGCCACCGCGCCCGGTGCACGAAGGTGCGGCTGTCAGTTCTGGCAGCGAGTCCGCCACTGAAGCCGAAACCGCGGACAAGCCGATGCTGGTCACCGAGGCCAAGGGCCGTGGCCTGAAGTCGCGCAGCGAAGACTTCAGCCACCTGGACTGGGTCCCACGTGAAAAGCTGACCGCAGCCCAGCTGGCCGAAACCGGCCCGTACTGCGGAGGCGCCTACATCGAACCAACCCGCCCGGGCATGGCCGACAACACGCCGAAAGACGAGTCGCCAACCTACATCAACGCCAAGGTGTCCAAGTACCAGCAGGAGCAGCAAATCGCTACCCTCGCCGGTGACGTGGTGATGCGCCAAGGCAGCATGCAGGCCGAAGCCGACGAGGCCAACCTGTACCAGGCCGAGAACCGTGGCGAGCTCAAGGGCAACGTCAAGATCCGTGACAACGGCTCGCTGGTGGTCGGTGACCAGGCGCAAATCCAGCTCGACACGGGCGAGGCCCAAGTCGACAACGCCGAATACGTGATGCACAAGTCGCACATCCGCGGCAACGCCCTGTACGCCAAGCGTGGCGAAAACGCCATCATCCGCCTCAAGGACGGTACGTACACCACCTGTGAACCGGGCAGCAACGCCTGGCAGCTGAAGGGCAACAACATCACCCTGAACCCGGCCACCGGTTTCGGTACCGCGACCAACGTCACCCTGCGGGTCAAGGATTTCCCGGTGTTCTATACACCGTACATCTACTTCCCAATCGATGACCGTCGCCAGTCCGGCTTCTTGCCGCCTTCGTTCAGCACCAGCAGCGACACCGGCTTCACGCTGGTCACACCGTACTACTTCAACCTGGCACCGAACTACGACGCCACGTTGTACCCGCGCTACATGACCAAGCGCGGCCTGCTGATGGAAGGCGAGTTCCGCTACCTGACACCGTCCAGCGAAGGCCAGTTCGGCGGCGCGTACCTGAACGACAAGGACGACGACCGCAAAGACCAGACTGATTATAAAGAACAGCGCTGGATGACCAACTGGCAGCACAAAGGTGGCCTGGACGAGCGCCTGATGACCGAGGTGGACTACACCGACATCAGCGACCCGTTCTACTTCCAGGACCTGGAGTCCGACCAGATTGGCGTAGAGAGCAAAGACCTGCTCAACCAGCAGGGCGCACTGACCTACCGCGGCGACAGCTACACCGCCCGGTTGAACGTGCATGCCTACGAGATGGCGACCATCTCGCAGATCACGCCGTATGATCGTCTGCCGCAGATCACCCTTAACGGTTTGCTGCCGGCCCAGCCGGGTGGGTTGAACTTTGGTTACGAAACCGAAGCCGTTCGCTTTGATCGTGACCTGAAGGACGACTTCGTACTCGACAAAGATGGCAATCCGGACGCCAGTGCCGGGGTGCCAGGCCGACGTCTTGACGAAAACATCTTCGGTGTCGCGCGTGCCAACGGTACCCGCCTGAACGTCGCCCCTTCCATCAGCCTGCCGATGACAGCCAGCTACGGCTATGTCACGCCAAAGCTGAAGTACATGTACACCCATTACGATCTTGACCTGGATGGCAAGGGCAAGAGCGATGTTGCCAGCTCAAGTGCCGACACCCTGGACCTGTACGGCGACTTCAAGAGCAACCAGAATCGCGACATTCCGATTTTCAGCGTCGACAGCGGCCTGTACTTCGACCGCAACACCTCGCTGTTCGGTACAAACTACCGCCAGACCCTCGAGCCGCGCCTGTTCTATCTGTATGTCCCATACAAGGACCAGATGGACATCCCGCTGTTCGATACCAGCGAGACACTGTTCAGCTATGACTCGCTGTTCCGCGACAACCGCTTCAGCGGTGTCGACCGCATCGGCGACGAGAACAAGCTGTCGCTGGGCGCGACCACCCGCTGGATCGAAGAAAACGGCTTCGAGCGCCAGAACCTGAGCGTCGGCCAGGCCTACTACTTCAAAGACCGCAAGGCCCAGCTGCCAGGCATCGACTACCGCACCCGCAAGGATGCACAGTCCGATGTATCGCCGTACGCCTTGCTGTACAACTACTACTTCAACCGCGATTGGCGCTTCAATTCGGACTTCAACTGGGACCCGGACAGCCGCAGCACCCGTTCGGGCAGCGCGATGTTCCACTACCAGCCGGAAGACAACCCGAACAAGGTGGTCAACCTCGGTTATCGCTACCGCAACGACACCATTGCCTACGACTCGACCACCGGTACGTGGAAAGTGGGCGGCGGCGACTACGGCACACCGGGCGACCCGAACTACATCAAGGACTACTACAAGATCCAGCAGCATGACTTCTCGGTCATCTGGCCGATCGTCCCGCAATGGAGCGTCATCGCTCGCTGGCAGCATGACTACAACCGCAACCGCACCCTGGAAGCCATGGGTGGTTTCGAGTACGACAACTGCTGCTGGAAGCTGCGCCTGATCAACCGTTACTGGATCGACTACGACGACTTCAGCCAGGCACTTCCGCAGAACGAAAAAGGCGACCACGGCATCTTCCTTCAGATCGTCCTGAAAGGCCTCGGTGGCGTCGTTGGCAACAAGGTCGAATCTTTCCTCGACCAAGGCATTCAAGGTTACCGTGAACGTGAAGACCAAGCTTATTGA
- a CDS encoding aminoglycoside phosphotransferase family protein has product MPEHDVRLQQLTVWLDEQLNDLFLKNAWGEVPAGSLTAASSDASFRRYFRWQGAGHSFVIMDAPPPQENCRPFVAIDHLLASADVHVPLIHAQDLDRGFLLLGDLGHQTYLDIIDADNADGLFADAIDALLAFQRLPMDAPLPSYDDALLRREVELFPEWYVGRELGLAFSDAQKATWQRVSQLLIDSALAQPKVLVHRDYMPRNLMHSTPNPGVLDFQDAVYGPVTYDITCLFKDAFLSWPQARVEGWLRDYWHKAQAAGIPVQADFEAFQRASDLMGVQRHLKVIGIFARICHRDGKPRYLGDVPRFFAYIKEVIGRRPELAELGELIAELQAGARA; this is encoded by the coding sequence ATGCCTGAACACGATGTACGCCTGCAACAACTGACGGTCTGGCTCGATGAGCAGCTCAATGATCTTTTCCTAAAAAACGCCTGGGGCGAAGTGCCAGCAGGCAGCTTGACCGCGGCCAGCAGTGATGCCAGCTTCCGCCGTTATTTCCGCTGGCAGGGTGCCGGCCACAGCTTTGTGATCATGGATGCACCACCGCCGCAGGAGAACTGCCGCCCGTTCGTCGCCATTGACCATCTGCTGGCCAGCGCCGACGTGCATGTGCCGCTGATCCACGCCCAGGACCTGGACCGCGGCTTCCTGCTGCTGGGTGACCTGGGCCACCAGACCTACCTCGACATCATCGATGCCGACAACGCTGACGGCCTGTTCGCCGATGCCATAGACGCCCTGCTGGCCTTCCAGCGCCTGCCAATGGATGCGCCGCTGCCCAGCTACGACGACGCGCTGCTGCGCCGGGAAGTCGAACTGTTTCCCGAGTGGTACGTGGGGCGTGAGCTTGGCCTGGCTTTCAGCGATGCCCAAAAAGCCACCTGGCAGCGCGTCAGCCAACTGTTGATCGACAGCGCCCTGGCCCAGCCCAAGGTGCTGGTGCACCGTGACTACATGCCACGCAACCTGATGCACAGCACGCCCAACCCCGGTGTGTTGGACTTCCAGGACGCGGTCTACGGGCCGGTCACCTATGACATCACCTGCCTGTTCAAGGACGCCTTCCTCAGCTGGCCACAGGCGCGGGTCGAAGGCTGGCTGCGTGACTACTGGCACAAGGCCCAGGCCGCCGGCATCCCGGTGCAGGCCGATTTCGAGGCGTTCCAGCGTGCCAGCGACCTGATGGGCGTGCAACGCCACCTGAAGGTGATCGGCATCTTCGCCCGTATCTGCCACCGCGACGGCAAACCCCGTTACCTGGGCGACGTACCGCGTTTCTTCGCCTATATAAAAGAAGTGATCGGTCGCCGGCCCGAATTGGCGGAGCTGGGTGAGCTGATTGCCGAGTTGCAGGCCGGAGCGCGTGCATGA
- the murU gene encoding N-acetylmuramate alpha-1-phosphate uridylyltransferase MurU produces MKAMILAAGKGERMRPLTLHTPKPLVPVAGQPLIEYHLRALAAAGVTEVVINHAWLGQQIEDHLGDGSRFGLSIRYSPEGEPLETGGGIFKALPLLGGAPFLLVNGDVWTDYDFARLQAPLQGLAHLVLVDNPGHHGRGDFRLVGEQVVDGDDAPGTLTFSGLSVLHPALFEGCQAGAFKLAPLLRQAMAAGQVSGEHYRGHWVDVGTLERLAEAERLIGERA; encoded by the coding sequence ATGAAGGCAATGATCCTGGCAGCGGGCAAAGGCGAGCGTATGCGCCCGCTGACCCTGCACACCCCCAAGCCGCTGGTGCCGGTCGCGGGCCAGCCGCTGATCGAGTACCACCTGCGGGCCCTGGCAGCGGCGGGCGTCACCGAAGTGGTGATTAACCATGCCTGGCTTGGTCAGCAGATTGAGGACCACCTGGGTGACGGCAGCCGTTTTGGGTTGAGCATCCGCTATTCGCCTGAGGGTGAGCCGCTGGAAACCGGCGGCGGCATCTTCAAGGCCCTGCCGTTGTTGGGGGGCGCGCCGTTTCTGCTGGTGAACGGCGATGTTTGGACCGACTATGACTTCGCACGCCTGCAGGCTCCCCTGCAAGGCCTGGCGCACTTGGTGCTGGTCGACAACCCGGGCCATCACGGCCGTGGCGACTTTCGCCTTGTGGGCGAGCAGGTCGTCGACGGCGACGATGCCCCCGGCACGCTGACCTTCAGCGGCCTTTCGGTGCTGCACCCGGCGCTGTTCGAGGGCTGCCAGGCTGGCGCCTTCAAGCTGGCGCCGTTGCTACGCCAGGCCATGGCTGCGGGCCAGGTCAGTGGCGAGCACTACCGTGGGCACTGGGTGGATGTGGGTACGCTCGAGCGCCTGGCCGAAGCCGAGCGCCTGATTGGCGAGCGCGCCTGA
- a CDS encoding TerB family tellurite resistance protein, whose translation MWWPSTVIGAGVGFAVASIPGALLGALLGQAIDRRLRLTGWEDLRERLSGRPAMRDDELLFVMLGRLAKCDGRVAEQHIQQARQEMVRLDLAEAARLRAIAAFNRGKAGKDRLGGHLRRIRQQPHAAEGTLRACWRMVWADGKMGNKERELLLDWGQKLGLSRRQVQAMSLEYEPRKAAGARDVPMTYAAALRLLAVEADADGDKVKQAYRRLVSRHHPDKLAGTGASEAQLREATERTRELHQAYAMIRKRRGL comes from the coding sequence ATGTGGTGGCCAAGCACGGTGATTGGTGCCGGGGTCGGCTTTGCCGTTGCCAGCATTCCGGGGGCCTTGCTCGGCGCGTTGCTCGGGCAGGCCATCGACCGCCGCCTGCGCTTGACTGGCTGGGAGGACCTGCGTGAGCGCCTGAGTGGGCGCCCAGCCATGCGTGACGACGAACTGCTGTTCGTGATGCTGGGGCGCCTGGCCAAGTGCGATGGCCGGGTGGCGGAGCAGCATATCCAGCAGGCGCGCCAGGAGATGGTGCGCCTGGACCTGGCCGAAGCGGCCAGGCTGCGCGCGATTGCCGCGTTCAACCGCGGCAAGGCTGGCAAAGACCGGCTGGGCGGGCACTTGCGGCGGATCCGCCAGCAGCCGCACGCGGCAGAAGGCACCTTGCGTGCCTGTTGGCGCATGGTCTGGGCCGACGGCAAGATGGGCAACAAGGAGCGCGAGCTGCTGCTGGACTGGGGGCAAAAGCTGGGCCTGAGCCGACGGCAGGTGCAGGCCATGTCGCTGGAGTACGAGCCGCGTAAGGCGGCGGGCGCGCGAGACGTGCCCATGACCTATGCGGCGGCGTTGCGGCTGCTGGCGGTAGAGGCAGACGCCGATGGCGACAAGGTCAAGCAGGCGTATCGTCGCCTGGTCAGCCGGCACCACCCGGACAAGCTGGCGGGCACGGGTGCTAGCGAGGCGCAGCTGCGCGAAGCGACCGAGCGGACCCGTGAGTTGCATCAAGCCTACGCCATGATCCGCAAGCGGCGCGGGCTTTGA
- a CDS encoding alpha/beta hydrolase family protein: protein MSTLYRTTLAMCCLASIIPLGALAADAAKPATTTEAATAQAPRPPLLERSQEDAQALERLVPKAEQQTLQAGADSFLALWKPANDSAPQGAVIIVPGAGETADWPNAVGPLRQKFPDIGWHSLSISLPDLLADSPLTRVEAKPAAEPEKATGQSAPAKAVPADANANVAQATAADGDTAQSSNAEQASEQTDPADAERIFARLDAAVAFAQQHNARSIVLIGHGSGAYWAARYLSEKQPPQVQKLVMVAAQTPARVEHDLESLAPTLNVPTADIYYATRSADRNAAVQRLQASKRQKDSQYRQLSLIAMPGNKAAEQEQLFRRVRGWMSPQG from the coding sequence ATGTCCACACTTTATCGCACGACGCTGGCAATGTGCTGCCTAGCCTCGATCATTCCACTCGGCGCCCTGGCCGCCGATGCCGCAAAACCAGCCACTACCACCGAGGCAGCTACTGCCCAAGCCCCGCGCCCGCCCCTGCTGGAGCGCAGCCAAGAAGATGCCCAGGCACTCGAGCGGCTGGTGCCCAAGGCCGAACAGCAGACCCTGCAGGCCGGTGCCGACAGTTTCCTGGCCCTGTGGAAGCCGGCCAACGACAGTGCTCCGCAAGGGGCAGTCATCATCGTCCCGGGCGCTGGCGAAACGGCCGACTGGCCGAATGCAGTTGGCCCATTACGGCAGAAGTTTCCTGATATCGGCTGGCACAGCCTGAGCATTAGCCTGCCCGACCTGCTCGCCGATAGCCCGCTGACGCGGGTTGAGGCCAAACCCGCTGCCGAGCCCGAAAAAGCCACCGGGCAAAGCGCACCAGCCAAGGCTGTACCCGCCGACGCCAATGCCAATGTCGCCCAAGCCACAGCGGCCGATGGCGACACGGCGCAAAGCAGCAATGCCGAACAAGCAAGCGAACAGACCGACCCAGCCGATGCCGAGCGCATCTTCGCCCGCCTGGACGCTGCAGTGGCCTTTGCCCAACAGCACAACGCCCGCAGCATCGTGCTGATCGGCCATGGCAGCGGGGCGTATTGGGCAGCCCGCTACCTGAGCGAAAAGCAACCCCCGCAGGTACAGAAACTGGTGATGGTCGCCGCGCAGACACCGGCGCGAGTGGAGCATGACCTGGAGAGCCTGGCGCCAACCTTGAACGTGCCAACTGCCGATATCTACTATGCCACCCGTAGCGCTGACCGTAACGCGGCGGTGCAGCGCCTGCAGGCCAGCAAACGGCAAAAGGACAGCCAGTACCGGCAGTTGTCGCTGATCGCCATGCCGGGGAACAAGGCGGCCGAACAGGAGCAGCTGTTCCGACGAGTGCGGGGGTGGATGAGCCCGCAGGGGTAA